A genomic segment from Salvia splendens isolate huo1 chromosome 13, SspV2, whole genome shotgun sequence encodes:
- the LOC121761841 gene encoding beta-1,3-galactosyltransferase 7-like isoform X2, which yields MWIDLQLEDGLLFTRRRLGEFEATLDECVSDKVKLIPDEEVIKEFSKAHEAMQSLDSSVAKLRMELPSNKKHRKLGNFENLNGNSTFAGNAVMRKKVFMVIGINTAFSGRRRRDSIRETWMPRGKSLLQLEAEKGIVVRFMIGHSATSNSILDRALDSEESQHYDFIRLNHVEGYHELSAKTKSFFSAAVERWDAEFFVKVDDDVHVNLGTLAAMLARHRSKPRVYIGCMKSGPVLHQKNLKYHEPEHWKFGDQGNTYFRHATGQIYAISRDLAKYVSVNQQILHKYANEDVSLGAWFIGLEVEHVDDRSMCCGTPPDCEQKAQTGNVCVASFDWSCSGICKSVERIKGVHSICAEDASTLRNALV from the exons ATGTGGATTGATTTGCAATTAGAAGATGGACTTCTTTTCACAAGACGACGTTTGGGTGAATTTGAGGCTACTTTGGATGAATGTGTTTCTGATAAG GTAAAACTAATTCCTGACGAGGAAGTGATCAAAGAGTTCAGCAAAGCACATGAAGCAATGCA GTCTTTGGATTCTTCTGTTGCCAAGCTACGCATGGAGCTTCCGTCCAACAAGAAACATCGCAAATTGGGAAATTTTGAGAATTTAAATGGTAATTCCACTTTTGCTGGAAATGCTGTGATGAGAAAAAAAGTGTTTATGGTCATAGGTATAAACACAGCATTCAGCGGCAGAAGGAGGCGTGATTCTATCAGAGAAACTTGGATGCCTAGAG GTAAAAGTTTGTTACAACTTGAAGCAGAGAAGGGTATCGTGGTTCGTTTCATGATTGGTCACAG TGCAACATCCAACAGTATTTTGGACCGTGCACTCGACTCTGAAGAGAGCCAGCACTATGACTTTATTAGGCTT AATCATGTTGAAGGGTATCACGAGTTATCAGCaaagacaaaatcattcttctCTGCTGCTGTAGAAAGATGGGATGCTGAGTTCTTTGTCAAAGTGGATGATGATGTTCATGTCAATTTGG GCACATTAGCTGCAATGCTGGCACGTCATCGCTCCAAACCCAGAGTATATATAGGATGTATGAAGTCGGGACCAGTTCTTCATCAGAA gAATCTAAAGTACCATGAGCCCGAGCACTGGAAGTTCGGGGACCAAGGGAACACGTACTTTCGACACGCTACTGGGCAGATATATGCCATATCAAGGGATCTGGCTAAATATGTGTCAGTCAACCA ACAAATCCTGCACAAGTATGCTAATGAAGACGTGTCCCTTGGAGCATGGTTTATCGGTCTTGAAGTCGAGCATGTAGACGATCGCAGCATGTGCTGTGGGACTCCACCTG ACTGTGAACAGAAAGCACAGACGGGCAATGTTTGTGTAGCGTCGTTCGACTGGAGCTGCAGTGGCATTTGCAAATCTGTGGAGAGAATCAAGGGAGTTCACTCTATTTGTGCTGAAGATGCTTCCACTCTTCGGAATGCGCTCGTCTAG
- the LOC121761841 gene encoding beta-1,3-galactosyltransferase 7-like isoform X1, producing the protein MKSRNRGKVSMRWIMVLCLISFGLGILFSNRMWIDLQLEDGLLFTRRRLGEFEATLDECVSDKVKLIPDEEVIKEFSKAHEAMQSLDSSVAKLRMELPSNKKHRKLGNFENLNGNSTFAGNAVMRKKVFMVIGINTAFSGRRRRDSIRETWMPRGKSLLQLEAEKGIVVRFMIGHSATSNSILDRALDSEESQHYDFIRLNHVEGYHELSAKTKSFFSAAVERWDAEFFVKVDDDVHVNLGTLAAMLARHRSKPRVYIGCMKSGPVLHQKNLKYHEPEHWKFGDQGNTYFRHATGQIYAISRDLAKYVSVNQQILHKYANEDVSLGAWFIGLEVEHVDDRSMCCGTPPDCEQKAQTGNVCVASFDWSCSGICKSVERIKGVHSICAEDASTLRNALV; encoded by the exons ATGAAGAGCAGGAACCGCGGGAAAGTGTCTATGCGATGGATTATGGTCCTCTGCCTCATCAGCTTTGGCCTCGGCATTCTCTTCAGCAACAG AATGTGGATTGATTTGCAATTAGAAGATGGACTTCTTTTCACAAGACGACGTTTGGGTGAATTTGAGGCTACTTTGGATGAATGTGTTTCTGATAAG GTAAAACTAATTCCTGACGAGGAAGTGATCAAAGAGTTCAGCAAAGCACATGAAGCAATGCA GTCTTTGGATTCTTCTGTTGCCAAGCTACGCATGGAGCTTCCGTCCAACAAGAAACATCGCAAATTGGGAAATTTTGAGAATTTAAATGGTAATTCCACTTTTGCTGGAAATGCTGTGATGAGAAAAAAAGTGTTTATGGTCATAGGTATAAACACAGCATTCAGCGGCAGAAGGAGGCGTGATTCTATCAGAGAAACTTGGATGCCTAGAG GTAAAAGTTTGTTACAACTTGAAGCAGAGAAGGGTATCGTGGTTCGTTTCATGATTGGTCACAG TGCAACATCCAACAGTATTTTGGACCGTGCACTCGACTCTGAAGAGAGCCAGCACTATGACTTTATTAGGCTT AATCATGTTGAAGGGTATCACGAGTTATCAGCaaagacaaaatcattcttctCTGCTGCTGTAGAAAGATGGGATGCTGAGTTCTTTGTCAAAGTGGATGATGATGTTCATGTCAATTTGG GCACATTAGCTGCAATGCTGGCACGTCATCGCTCCAAACCCAGAGTATATATAGGATGTATGAAGTCGGGACCAGTTCTTCATCAGAA gAATCTAAAGTACCATGAGCCCGAGCACTGGAAGTTCGGGGACCAAGGGAACACGTACTTTCGACACGCTACTGGGCAGATATATGCCATATCAAGGGATCTGGCTAAATATGTGTCAGTCAACCA ACAAATCCTGCACAAGTATGCTAATGAAGACGTGTCCCTTGGAGCATGGTTTATCGGTCTTGAAGTCGAGCATGTAGACGATCGCAGCATGTGCTGTGGGACTCCACCTG ACTGTGAACAGAAAGCACAGACGGGCAATGTTTGTGTAGCGTCGTTCGACTGGAGCTGCAGTGGCATTTGCAAATCTGTGGAGAGAATCAAGGGAGTTCACTCTATTTGTGCTGAAGATGCTTCCACTCTTCGGAATGCGCTCGTCTAG
- the LOC121761840 gene encoding translation factor GUF1 homolog, chloroplastic-like, whose translation MAAAIPELYPPKLVLAPKYLSRRSHTINLPSSCSYFSSTKPEFHLLRKKYSSAGEFRVLHKIKRHSLKVCCRATGAGVQPKGAPPSPAEIESAIRAGKDRLLKVPSSNIRNFCIIAHIDHGKSTLADKLLQMTGTVETREMKEQFLDNMDLERERGITIKLQAARMRYVHNNEPYCLNLIDTPGHVDFSYEVSRSLAACEGALLVVDASQGVEAQTLANVYLALENNLEIIPVLNKIDLPGAEPERVCREIEEVVGLDCSDAIYCSAKEGLGITEILSAIVQKVPPPPDTAERPLRALIFDSYYDAYRGVIVYFRLIDGCIKRGDRILFMASGKDYYADEVGFLSPNQLQVDRLNAGEVGYLSASIRSVADARVGDTITHYSRKAEESLPGYKEVTPMVFCGLFPVDADQFHELRDALEKLQLNDSALKFEPETSSAMGFGFRCGFLGLLHMEIVQERLEREYNLSLITTAPSVVYRVTCTSGDIVECSNPSLLPEAGNRRLIEEPYVKIEMLTPKDYIGALMELAQDRRGEFKEIKFITEIRASLLYELPLAEMVGDFFDQLKSRSKGYASMEYSFIGYRESDLIKLDIQINGEPVEPLSTIVHKDKAYAVGRALTQKLKELIPRQMFKVPIQACIGAKVIASEALSAIRKDVLAKCYGGDITRKKKLLRKQAEGKKRMKAIGKVDVPQEAFMAVLKLEKEVL comes from the exons ATGGCGGCGGCAATCCCGGAGCTTTACCCCCCAAAGCTCGTTTTAGCCCCAAAATATCTCAGCCGACGTTCTCATACCATTAACCTACCATCCTCCTGCTCCTATTTCAGCTCGACTAAACCTGAATTTCATCTCCTTCGGAAAAAGTATTCGTCTGCTGGCGAATTTCGTGTTTTACACAAGATCAAGCGTCACAGTTTGAAGGTCTGCTGCCGCGCTACTGGCGCCGGCGTTCAACCCAAAGGCGCCCCCCCTTCCCCCGCCGAAATTGAATCCGCTATTCGTGCGGGCAAAGACCGCCTTCTCAAG GTGCCCTCGTCGAATATTAGGAATTTCTGCATTATAGCACATATTGATCATGGAAAATCAACGCTGGCGGATAAATTACTGCAGATGACTGGCACCGTGGAGACCAGAGAAATGAAGGAGCAGTTTCTCGATAATATGGATTTGGAGAGGGAAAGAGGCATCACTATCAAATTGCAG GCTGCACGGATGCGTTATGTTCATAACAATGAACCTTATTGCCTGAATCTTATCGATACACCTGGTCATGTTGACTTCTCCTATGAG GTTTCTCGCTCTCTTGCTGCCTGTGAAGGAGCTCTTCTTGTTGTAGATGCCTCCCAG GGGGTGGAGGCCCAAACATTGGCCAATGTGTATTTGGCCTTGGAAAACAACCTTGAAATCATACCA GTTTTGAACAAGATAGATCTGCCAGGTGCAGAGCCCGAACGTGTTTGCCGAGAGATAGAAGAG GTTGTTGGTCTCGATTGTAGTGATGCAATTTACTGCTCAGCAAAG GAAGGACTAGGCATCACTGAGATATTAAGTGCAATTGTTCAAAAGGTCCCTCCTCCTCCAGACACTGCAGAAAGGCCTTTGAGGGCTCTCATATTTGATAG TTACTATGATGCTTACAGAGGAGTCATTGTATATTTTCGACTGATTGATGGGTGTATAAAAAGAGGTGACCGGATATTGTTTATGGCCAGTGGAAAG GATTATTATGCTGATGAAGTTGGATTTTTATCTCCGAACCAGTTGCAAGTTGATCGGTTAAATGCTGGAGAG GTGGGTTATCTTTCGGCTTCCATAAGATCAGTGGCAGATGCTAGAGTGGGTGATACAATCACACATTATAGCAGAAAGGCTGAAGAATCTCTTCCTGGATACAAGGAGGTCACACCAATGGTCTTCTGTGGCCTGTTTCCTGTTGACGCTGACCA GTTTCATGAGTTGCGTGATGCTTTAGAGAAATTACAGCTTAATGATTCTGCTTTAAAG TTTGAGCCAGAAACCTCAAGTGCCATGGGATTTGGATTTAGATGTGGTTTCCTTGGTCTTCTTCATATGGAAATTGTTCAG GAAAGGCTGGAACGTGAGTACAATTTGAGTTTAATAACCACCGCCCCAAGTGTGGTCTACAGAGTGACTTGCACAAGTGGTGATATT GTCGAATGCTCAAATCCATCCTTACTTCCTGAAGCTGGCAACAGAAGGTTAATTGAAGAGCCATATGTTAAG ATAGAAATGCTCACTCCAAAAGATTATATTGGTGCACTTATGGAGCTTGCTCAGGACCGGAGAGGAGAGTTCAAAGAAATTAAGTTCATTACTGAAATTAGGGCATCACTTCTTTATGAGTTACCCCTGGCTGAG ATGGTAGGTGACTTCTTTGATCAGCTGAAGTCGAGGAGCAAAGGCTATGCTAGCATGGAGTACTCCTTCATTGG GTACAGGGAGAGTGACTTAATAAAGCTTGACATTCAAATTAACGGGGAGCCGGTTGAGCCTTTATCAACTATTGTGCATAAAGACAAG GCTTATGCTGTCGGAAGAGCTTTAACTCAAAAATTGAAGGAACTAATTCCAAGACAAATGTTTAAAGTGCCAATCCAG GCATGCATAGGCGCCAAGGTGATTGCTAGTGAAGCTCTATCTGCTATCAGGAAAGACGTTCTTGCCAAATGCTATG GTGGGGACATCACAAGAAAAAAGAAGCTTCTGCGAAAACAG GCCGAGGGAAAGAAGAGAATGAAAGCAATCGGTAAGGTCGACGTACCGCAAGAAGCATTCATGGCAGTATTGAAACTTGAAAAAGAGGTATTGTGA